The genomic stretch GAACAAGATCTCGCTGAACAAGGTCGTGTCCATGCTCTCGGGCGCCATCATCAAGCGCCTGGCTTTCGGCAGGAACCACGGGGTCGTCGTGATCGCCGAGGGCGTTGCCACGCGCCTTGACCCGGAGGAGCTCACTTTCCTGAAAGACGTGCCCCGCGACGACCATGGGAACATCCGGCTCGCCGAGATCCCGATCGGCGACATGCTGAAGCAGAAGGTGATCGCGGACCTGGAATCCCTGGGGGTCAAGATGACGATCATTGCCAAGGACATCGGGTACGAGCTCCGCTGTCAGCCGCCGATCTCCTATGACCGGGAATATACGCGGTACCTGGGTTACAGCGCCGTGACGTTCCTCGCCAAGGGCGGGACGGGCGCCATGATCATGCTGAAGGACGGCCATTGCCAGCCCATAAAATTCACCAACCTGCTCGATCCCAAGACGGGCAAGACCCGCATACGTACCGTGGACATCAAGGCCGATGAGTACCTGATGGCGCGGCGCTACATGATCAGGATCGAGAAGGAAGACCTGGAAGGCGAGTCGCTCAAGAAGCTGGCCGCGACGACGAACCTGTCGCCGGAGGATTTCAGGAAGCGGTTCTGCGTCTGCGTCGAATAGGGAAGGTTTAATACAATAAAAAAGGGACGGAGATTGAAATCTCCGTCCCTTTTTTATTCAGATGGGGATTCGTTTTTCGCGGGCCACATTTCTCAAAATGATGATCGCATTGTGCAGCCGCTGAAGCCGCATGTTCCTGTTGCGCACGGAAGCGGAGTCGGTGAGATCGATCTTTGCGGTTCTGGCGCCGGTCATGGCCTTGTTCAGGTGCTCGAACAGCTCCTTCACCATGTCCTTGTCGAATTTCTTCAGAAACAGCGGGTTCATCGAGACGTAGCCTTCCGCCACATCCGTTGCAACCGCTTTCATGCTCTTGCCCCTGATCCCGGTTTCCGCCATGACGACGCCTATGACCCGCCGAGCGATTCGACCATCTTTTCGAGCACGTCCCGCTTCCCGCGGACACCGTCAAGGTGTTTCTGCAGCTCCGCCTTGTCTGCGCCGGCCTGCACAGCATGCTGCAATGAGCCGATCGCCTCCGTCAGGTCCTGCGCCGACGCAGCGATCGCGGCATGGGAGTTCCGGTGGTGCTGCGCCAGGCGGCAGATCGAATCGACAAGCTCCTTCAGCATGGGATCGTCGGATTCCCTGAGCCTGATGCAAACGGATGTGTCAC from Nitrospirota bacterium encodes the following:
- the pfp gene encoding diphosphate--fructose-6-phosphate 1-phosphotransferase is translated as MGEKLAVVVGGGPAPGINGVISAVTFEAVKQGMEVVGIHDGFKWLSKGDTTHTLKLDNGEISRIHLRGGSIIGTSRDNPTKSPEKMANVVKALTSLGIKYLVTIGGDDTAYTSTRVEQEAGGKIAVCHVPKTIDNDLPLPHGVPTFGFETARMLGTQLVENIMEDARTAGRWYFVIAMGRSAGHLALGMGMGAGATLTLIPEELGNKISLNKVVSMLSGAIIKRLAFGRNHGVVVIAEGVATRLDPEELTFLKDVPRDDHGNIRLAEIPIGDMLKQKVIADLESLGVKMTIIAKDIGYELRCQPPISYDREYTRYLGYSAVTFLAKGGTGAMIMLKDGHCQPIKFTNLLDPKTGKTRIRTVDIKADEYLMARRYMIRIEKEDLEGESLKKLAATTNLSPEDFRKRFCVCVE